ACATAGACAAGCACCAGGCAAGTGactgggggaaggggaagaaatttGCATTCCGTGTGATACTAAGAATACCACTTAGACTGGTTTCTACCACAGAGAATGGAGAACTGGttaacatggaatggaaccaatCCCTTTAAGTGAAGGGAAGGATGGGAGGTGCTGGGAGATTGCCCTCTTCCCACAAGCAGGATCATGGCTCCAACTGAAGCAAGAACAGGATGCTGTCCCCTTGGGCTTACTGACATGCTCTCTTTAAATCATGATGTCACCTAACCCACACCCAGACCCAGAATCTCATCACAGCTTCAGCCTATGCTTTCCATTAATCTAATTGTACACACAAACATTTTAATGtgaaacataaaggaaaaatttgGATACTGGCATGTTAGGCTTTCAGTCTGAGCTATTTCCCCTCGccagcctccttccctcctgctaTGATATAACTAATTACGTTTGCTCAATTTTCCAGTCTAGACCTGCATCTTTAGACCACACCTCAGCCAACTCATCCTGGCACCCCTATTTCCTCTCACAATGCCCCTTCCTGGGCTCTTTTCATTTGGACCCACTCCTGAGAGTCCTCCTTCCAGTTGGGCTGCCCTGGAACACAAAGACTATCCCCTCCCTCCCAGtgaagggaggaggtgggggtttCAGCCCCACCCTCAGGAAGATGTGTCTTCCCCCTCCCGGGGTACTTCCTCTCTGATTGACTTAGCTGACAGCGCTCACACCAGGGCCGGCACTGGGACAGATCCAGGATCAGCTATATCTTGTTCTGGCCCTGGGATTGGCATCAGCTTCCAGCCTCTACTTGGCAAAGCTTATAAGTAAGTATCCTAGAAATGGGGATGGTGGTGTAGGGGATCAGGTACAGCCATGAGAGAATGTTGCAAAGGAATCTCTAAAGAAAGCCTGACTCGTGTAAAAGGAGTGGGGAGAATTTGTCTTCAAAGCCTACCCACTAACTCCTTCCTCATCCCTGTTATTTCTGGTGAACTCCTGGATGTTTCTGGGGAGAGTGGGAAGGTGACTGAAAGAAGTCTGTGGGACTGAGGGGCTAAGGTCCTGGCAGGGGACACAGGTGCTAGCTAGCCTTTCAAAAAGTGTAGCATGGGTGAGGAAAATCACCCAGTTTGATTCTGGGTTTCAGGAAAGGAGACTGAAAAGATCTGGAAATGTTGTTACTGGGGATAGTTGTTTATTTTGCAGTTGGATCTGTTAACAGGAAAGGGCCCTATGGCCCAGTTAGGAAATTAGTCTTTCTACTCAACTGGATCCCCTTAAGATAGAATCAGTTACTGGTGATGGGCAGTATATTTCAGAAGTGCCTTTGATGATTCCGATCTTGGAGACTTATCAGAGTTTTCAGGCTAAGTGTGTCCAGGGAGTCAGGAAACCCTTGGCTCCCTACCCTTATGAGTATCCATCCTCACTTCCAGGTCATTGTGATGGCCACCGAACACTACATCTCCTGCAGCATCCTCTTCACGAGGTGTCATGTTCATATCTCTGTTGGCTATCATCCTACTGTCAGTGGCGCTGGCTGTGGGACTTCCTGGTAACATCTTTGTGGTGTGGAGCATCCTGAAAAGGATGCACAAGCGCTCTGTCACTGCCCTGCTGGTGTTGAACCTGGCCTTGGCTGACATGGCTGTACTGCTCACTGCTCCCTTTTTCCTGTACTCCCAGGCCCAAGGCACCTGGAGTTTTAAATTGGCTGGCTGTCGCCTGTGCCACTATATCTGTGGAGTCAGCATGTATGCTAGCGTTCTGTTTATTACAATCATGAGTCTGGACCGGTCACTGGCGGTGGCCCGACCCTTTATGTCCCAGAAGCTGCGCACCAAAGCGATTGTCCGACCTGTGTTGGCAGCTATCTGGGTGGTGGTCCTTTTTGCTGGCCTCGCCGGTTCTTGCATACCGCACGGTGAGTTTGGGATTGAGCAACAGGAGTCTTGTATGCTTCTCGAAGTATCCCAACGAAGGGCACAGGGCCTTCCATCTGCTCTTCGAGGCCTTCACGGGCTTCCTGCTGCCCTTCCTG
The Sciurus carolinensis chromosome 2, mSciCar1.2, whole genome shotgun sequence DNA segment above includes these coding regions:
- the Ltb4r gene encoding LOW QUALITY PROTEIN: leukotriene B4 receptor 1 (The sequence of the model RefSeq protein was modified relative to this genomic sequence to represent the inferred CDS: inserted 2 bases in 1 codon; deleted 1 base in 1 codon), translating into TSPAASSSRGVMFISLLAIILLSVALAVGLPGNIFVVWSILKRMHKRSVTALLVLNLALADMAVLLTAPFFLYSQAQGTWSFKLAGCRLCHYICGVSMYASVLFITIMSLDRSLAVARPFMSQKLRTKAIVRPVLAAIWVVSFLLASPVLAYRTVSLGLSNRSLVCFSKYPNEGHRAFHLLFEAFTGFLLPFLAVVASYSDIGRRLQSRRFRRSRRTGRLVALIILAFAAFWLPYHVVNLAEAGRALAGLRAGSGPAGERLQLARNVLIALAFLSSSVNPVLYACAGGGLLRSAGLGFVAKLLEGTGSEISSSRRGGTWARPXKSAIPPPEPGLAESITASSEASPVKRTK